Proteins from one Mycobacterium sp. SMC-2 genomic window:
- a CDS encoding trypsin-like peptidase domain-containing protein translates to MTRVAARRMLALSAAALMLWAGAPGMAAADTGRPQAKPEERAAALIRPAIMYLAGEGYGLVRLPNGEVLSQFGRGSSMPFLATWNCTAFVVNPDGWVATAGHCVDPASATLLILKRAAEEYRNEFPDAPESRDSAATLEWLQKNARVEGDAPGQGPHVSVALMSGTGTKLADKVVANVVDFRPLGKGDAALLKVAKRNLPSSELDTDADVTIGTPVLAVGFPESTQNITGATLDPTYKSGKVSKKSVAGSNPAYEIDAAMTDGMSGGPTIGLNGKVIGLNSFAPVGETQPFNFIAPADGIAAILASKGVKPMLGPADQFYRKGLTDFYAGRYTTAIDEFDQTLAMSPGYPGLDELKTTAVNLRQEYGDASPLSGRNLLWYIVISVGSVIGVGAALTFLGLKRHRRIHPAPDVQPLRLMPTPESGAAEPHFCAHCGAEHHPAERFCPNCGKRINLPTTTRGTGLIS, encoded by the coding sequence GTGACCCGGGTAGCGGCCCGCAGGATGCTGGCCTTGTCGGCGGCCGCCCTGATGCTGTGGGCCGGTGCGCCGGGCATGGCGGCCGCCGATACCGGGCGGCCGCAGGCCAAGCCCGAGGAACGGGCGGCGGCGCTGATCCGGCCCGCCATCATGTATCTCGCCGGCGAAGGCTACGGGTTGGTCCGGTTGCCCAATGGTGAGGTCCTGTCTCAATTCGGGCGAGGTTCCAGCATGCCTTTCCTGGCCACCTGGAACTGCACGGCGTTCGTCGTCAACCCCGACGGTTGGGTGGCGACGGCAGGCCACTGCGTCGACCCCGCGAGCGCCACGTTGCTGATACTCAAGCGGGCCGCCGAGGAATACCGAAACGAATTTCCCGACGCACCCGAGTCACGCGATTCTGCAGCCACTTTGGAGTGGCTGCAGAAGAACGCGCGCGTGGAAGGTGACGCGCCCGGCCAGGGCCCGCATGTGAGCGTCGCGCTGATGTCCGGTACGGGAACGAAACTCGCGGACAAGGTCGTCGCCAACGTCGTCGATTTCCGGCCCCTCGGCAAGGGTGACGCCGCGCTTCTCAAGGTGGCCAAGCGTAACCTTCCGTCGTCCGAACTCGATACCGACGCTGACGTCACCATTGGCACGCCCGTTCTCGCGGTGGGCTTCCCCGAGAGCACCCAGAACATCACCGGCGCCACGCTCGACCCCACCTACAAGAGCGGCAAGGTCAGCAAGAAGTCCGTCGCGGGGTCGAATCCCGCCTACGAGATCGACGCCGCCATGACGGACGGGATGAGCGGCGGCCCGACGATCGGGTTGAACGGCAAGGTGATCGGCCTGAACAGCTTCGCCCCCGTCGGCGAAACGCAGCCATTCAACTTCATCGCGCCGGCCGACGGGATAGCCGCGATACTGGCCAGCAAGGGCGTCAAGCCGATGCTCGGACCCGCTGACCAGTTCTATCGCAAAGGGTTGACCGACTTCTACGCGGGCCGCTACACCACCGCGATCGACGAGTTCGACCAGACGCTGGCCATGTCGCCCGGCTATCCCGGCCTGGACGAGCTCAAGACGACCGCGGTCAACCTGCGCCAGGAGTACGGGGATGCCTCGCCGCTGAGCGGCAGGAACCTGTTGTGGTACATCGTGATCAGCGTTGGGTCGGTGATCGGTGTCGGCGCCGCCCTGACCTTCCTGGGGCTCAAGAGGCACCGTCGGATTCATCCGGCACCGGACGTACAACCGCTTCGCCTGATGCCCACGCCTGAGTCGGGGGCCGCCGAGCCGCACTTCTGCGCACATTGCGGAGCCGAGCATCATCCGGCGGAACGGTTCTGCCCGAACTGCGGCAAGCGCATAAATCTTCCTACGACGACGCGGGGAACCGGGCTGATATCTTGA